The window CCTAGGTATCTGAATGGCAACTCCCCTTTTTGGAATCCTAGTAGTGCTAGGATTTGTTCTTGTTGGACTGGATGCACCCCACCAAAGTATATAGCACTCTTTGATGCATTTTCTATTAATCCTGAAGCTACTGAGAATTCTAGGAAGCTTTCATACATTAGTCCCACTGTTTTTGTGTCCCCTTTGCAAAATAGTAGTAAATCATCTGCAAAGCCTAGCTGGATAATTTTTGTATTAGCACACTTGAGGTGGTACTTAAAATCAAGGTTCCTTGTGACTCTTTTTAGTCTTTTGCTCAGGTATTCCATAACAAGCACAGAGAGGAAGGGAGACATGGGGTCTCCTTGCCTCAGTCCCCTCTTTGCCACAAAAGGGTTTGAAGGTTTACCATTGATGGTGATTGAGTATGATACTGTAGTAAGGCATAATATTATCCATTTGATGAACTTTGCTGGAAAATGCAACCCTTGAAGCATTTGCTCTATAAATACCCATTCCACATAATCATAGGCCTTTTGCATATCTATCTTGATCATGCACCTAGCAGAAATCCCCTTCCTTCCATAGCCTTTCACTAGTTCATGACTTAGGATTACATTGTCAGTAATAACCCTCCCTAGTACGAAAGTTGCTTGGCTTTGATCAACCAAACTGTTCATTGCTGTCTGTCGTTTGTTGGTAATGACTTTGGATATGACTTTGTATAGTACTGTACAACATGAAATGGGCCTGAAGTCTTTTTTATTGTCATTGGGTTTTTGATTTTGGGGATAAGTGTTACAGCTGTGCAGTTGATTGGTTTATAGAGTTCATCTATGCTGAAGAATCTCAGGACTGCATTTGTTATACCCTGCACCACCACCTCCCAACTTTTCTTAAAGAAAAGTGCATTGTATCCATCATAGCCAAGTGCCTTGTGATCATCTATACCCATGAGTGCATCCTTTATCTCCTCACTTGTAACAGGTTGCATAAGTTTTAGTTGTTGTTCTCTTTGTAACACATGGCCCTCTGATAATACCTCTTCGTGAATTACTGGCAATTGAGCTACTGAGGACCTCAACAGTTGCTTATAGAACCCTATGATCTTTATTTCGATATCTTTTTCATTTTGGATAGTGGCTCCTGTCAGGGTGTTTAGCTGTCTGATTTGATTTTGTGCAACCCCGCCTTTCATGCAAGCAAAGAAGTATGCATTATTAGAGTCACCTAGCTGTAACCATCTAACTCTAGACTTTTGTCTCAGTATGCTTTCTTCAATGGTTGCCCATTTCTCTAGTTGTTGTCTCAGCTCTCTTTCTCCCTCAGTCATCATAGCCAGGATGGTTGGATCCCTCATTTGTATTTGGACTGCAGCCAGTTCCTGCCGGTACTTTTGCACATTGTCATTCACTTTTGAGTATTCTCTAGTGTTTAGGAGCTTCAATTGTTGCTTAACTTTCTTCAGCTTATACCAGATATGTTGCATTCCCATTCCTCTACTAGTATGTGCCCATGTCTGTTGTATAATCTCCAAGAAGTCAGGGTGATCAGCCAAGTGGTTGAAAAACTTGAAAGGTCTAGGTTCTCTTATTGGATAATCTGTAATTTCCACTGCCAATGGGGAGTGATCAGAGCAGTGGGGGTCAAGTGCAACAGCTTCCAAGTGAGTGTAGTTTGTCATCCATACTCTATTCACTAGGACCCAATCTATCTTGCTCCAAGTATGATTATTAGGCCAGGTGTATCTTCTGCCTAATGTTTTCAATTTAGTAATTCCAGTGTCCAATAAACAAGCATTGAAGTTAGCTACCTCAAATTCCTATATTGGATTCCCATATATTCTGTCATTTATTTCCCTTACTGATTGAAATCCCCTAGGATCACCGAAGGGCCCTGTAGCCTGCTATCAATATCCCTTATTGCATCCCATAATGGTCTTCTATCTGCTATGGTATGCAAACCATACACAAATGTCTTATGAAATTCCATCTGTATGCCATGAACCATAACTTTTCCATGAATAAATTGGTTTTGGATATCTATGGGTTGAAACCTCAGCCAATTTGTGTCCGATAGGATCCATAATCTACTCTTCCAAGTACCATCATATTTCTAGCAAGCATCCCAGCCTGGTGCTATTTTGTTTTTAATTCTACTAGCATGTGCTTCAGCAATTTTATGTTCTAATATAGCTATCATACCTACATTATTTTGCTTAATAAACTTCACTAACTCAGTCTGCTTGTAGACTTTATTGAGGCTCCTAATATTCCAGGCTATCATCTTCATTGGGAACTAATAGAATCAGGAGGTCTCACCACTGTGCCAATCTGACCACCTTGTCTCTGTTGGAGCATCCTCTGGGTATTTCTCTGTTGCATTGGAGAGAATTCTAATGGGCTGAATACATTTGCAGTCACAATCCCTTGTTGCTGGTCATTTTGCACTTGTTTGTTTGGTGCCTTAGTATTCCCCATCTGAGCTTTTGGAGCAAGATTATTCTCCTGCTGGTTATTGGAGCTTGCAGCACCCTGCTGGTTGGGTTCTGCATCTCGTTTTTGCCAGTTCtttacattttttgcaccatGCTCATGTCTCCTAGTAGGTGCTTTAGGCTCCTCTTCCACTACATGCTTGTTAGCAGGTGCTTTA is drawn from Lycium barbarum isolate Lr01 chromosome 8, ASM1917538v2, whole genome shotgun sequence and contains these coding sequences:
- the LOC132606044 gene encoding uncharacterized protein LOC132606044, with product MTNYTHLEAVALDPHCSDHSPLAVEITDYPIREPRPFKFFNHLADHPDFLEIIQQTWAHTSRGMGMQHIWYKLKKVKQQLKLLNTREYSKVNDNVQKYRQELAAVQIQMRDPTILAMMTEGERELRQQLEKWATIEESILRQKSRVRWLQLGDSNNAYFFACMKGGVAQNQIRQLNTLTGATIQNEKDIEIKIIGFYKQLLRSSVAQLPVIHEEVLSEGHVLQREQQLKLMQPVTSEEIKDALMGIDDHKALGYDGYNALFFKKSWEVVVQGITNAVLRFFSIDELYKPINCTAVTLIPKIKNPMTIKKTSGPFHVVQYYTKSYPKSLPTNDRQQ